In the genome of Paramisgurnus dabryanus chromosome 18, PD_genome_1.1, whole genome shotgun sequence, one region contains:
- the cpdb gene encoding carboxypeptidase D, b isoform X2 produces MHILLLILQNILILSLHQTYGFKHSNDVNDETFTEYYNYVDLTDRLQSLSKTYAHICSLSSIGQSVEGRELWVMRVTTSPSIDVPGKPRFKYVGNIHGDEALSRQLLVYLIEYLLSQYDRDARVSELVDRTDIYIMPSMNPDGFEKAEEGDCSGRGEVRYNAKHHDLNRSFPDQYEPSTSILNDIPEVKAVMSWILEKKFVLSGSLHGGSVVASYPFDDSSSHKTSGLYSSTADDALFRYLAQTYAENNPIMRMGEPHCPDDPNKHFKDGITNGAEWYDVQGGMQDYNYLKGNCFEVTFELSCCKYPPASQLYIEWVNNKEALLLYMQNAHIGVRGFVMTRSGLGLQDATISVSGIDHNITTWTFGDYYRLLLPGIYDLTASAPGYLPKTVKEVPVVEGKPTVLNFTLEETEEAMVMSEPVLSEQTTVTNEVFITTVPSTPKSQIQSLDFRHHSYDEMEMFLQLFSAVYSSITYLYSAGKSVQGKNLYVMEISTNPGVSQQGKPEVMFVGNVLGNEVIGREILLNLIEYICRNYGKDPLVTGLVNSTRIHIMPSMNPDGYELALKAQKGHLKVSVLRIIGHSNSHRVDLNTNFPQRTKSKLVIEEETQAVINWIKSRYFVLSASIRGGFRGVEYPHSIDSIDENLFKYVTEAFYMQSQALQEPQACDVPRTREKKANRHRRPPVTGTDMLTWAYSDTDNLAVNIGLSCDLRPPEESLSEYWEQNHKALLQFIQQVHLFVRGMVTDAHTGKGISNATVVVEGSRHQVHTNSAGQYWRPLAPGSYHIIASAPGYNTMSVSVRVLETRVEQVDFKLDRDTSEPSLEEEQQKDFEKLVERLLPVGALDKFVHSLLPAQILQYRNYRERAEFLRSLTFNFPRIARLYSLGQSVEFRTIWALEISGNLEMPQSAEPKIRYVAGVHGNAAVGPELLLEFASVLCLNYGRNPTITKLIDRSRILILPCVNPDGREEAQEGQCSSTEGYTNAQGTDLDTDYIYGNVSVQPETRAVMNLIKGSGFSLSVVLEGGFLMATYPYDRPNQHPQNEETLRYLASLYASIHPFMHMGNVECAEEPAIEIPGGVLKGAEFNAHTGSLKDFSLDVDNCPEITVYTGCCMYPPESQLFSLWIENRTPLFRMLLEAHRRLSGVVRDSKGRPVSDAVVVVNGSVSIYADSQGYFTTLLAPGTHQLQVQAHGYQQELQQVNISSDRLTSPIVIDFTADRVPLDQGVLIIASASLMSVLFCALLAWHLRSAKFSRIRDGFHWCHSNRESLHMEAMASEKSPLRQEFLEDSESEDDPFFVE; encoded by the exons ATGCATATTTTGTTGCTCATTTTGcagaatattttaatattatcatTGCACCAAACGTACGGTTTCAAACACAGTAATGACGTGAACGACGAAACATTCACTGAATATTACAATTACGTAGACCTGACCGATCGCCTTCAAAGTCTTTCCAAAACATACGCACACATTTGCAGCCTCTCGAGTATCGGACAGTCTGTTGAAGGACGGGAACTTTGGGTGATGAGGGTGACAACGAGTCCCAGTATAGACGTGCCAGGGAAACCGAGGTTCAAGTATGTAGGCAACATTCACGGTGACGAGGCGTTATCCAGGCAACTGTTAGTGTATTTAATTGAGTACCTGTTAAGTCAATATGATCGCGATGCGCGCGTGAGTGAGCTCGTGGACCGGACTGATATCTATATAATGCCAAGTATGAATCCGGACGGGTTTGAGAAGGCTGAAGAGGGAGACTGTAGTGGCCGCGGTGAGGTCCGATACAATGCCAAACATCACGACCTTAACAGAAGTTTCCCAGACCAGTATGAGCCTTCCACTAGCATCTTAAACGATATACCGGAGGTCAAGGCTGTGATGAGCTGGATACTTGAGAAAAA GTTTGTTCTGTCTGGTAGTCTTCACGGTGGTTCTGTGGTGGCCAGCTACCCTTTTGATGACTCCAGCTCTCATAAAACCTCAGGACTTTACAGCTCTACGGCAGACGATGCTCTGTTTCGCTATCTAGCGCAGACGTATGCTGAAAACAATCCCATTATGAGAATGGGTGAACCACATTGCCCTGATGATCCCAACAAACACTTTAAAGATGGTATCACCAATGGTGCAGAGTGGTATGATGTCCAAG GTGGGATGCAGGATTACAACTACCTGAAAGGGAACTGTTTTGAAGTCACTTTTGAATTGAGTTGCTGCAAGTATCCTCCAGCGTCTCAGCTTTACATCGAGTGGGTCAACAACAAAGAGGCACTTCTTCTTTACATGCAGAAT GCTCATATTGGTGTGAGAGGTTTCGTAATGACCAGGTCCGGCCTTGGTCTTCAAGATGCGACCATCTCGGTTTCGGGAATCGATCACAACATCACAACCTGGACGTTTGGTGACTATTACCGCTTGCTGCTGCCTGGAATATACGACTTGACTGCTAGTGCCCCTGG GTATCTCCCAAAAACTGTGAAGGAAGTACCAGTGGTCGAAGGCAAACCGACGGTGCTAAACTTCACTCTTGAGGAGACTGAAGAGGCGATGGTAATGTCAGAGCCTGTGCTTTCTGAACAAACCACCGTAACCAATGAGGTTTTCATCACCACAGTACCTTCCACCCCGAAGTCTCAAATCCAATCCTTGGACTTCCGACATCATAGTTATGATGAAATGGAGATGTTCCTGCAGCTGTTCAGCGCTGTCTACTCATCCATCACATACCTATACTCTGCTGGAAAATCAGTGCAGGGCAAGAATCTATACGTGATGGAGATATCCACCAATCCTGGAGTTAGTCAGCAAG GCAAACCCGAGGTCATGTTTGTTGGTAACGTACTTGGAAATGAGGTTATCGGCCGTGAAATTCTTCTGAACCTTATTGAATACATTTGCCGCAATTACGGCAAGGATCCTTTAGTCACCGGTCTGGTCAACAGCACAAGAATTCACATCATGCCTTCCATGAACCCCGATGGTTATGAATTGGCACTTAAAG CCCAAAAGGGACATTTAAAGGTCTCCGTTCTTCGTATCATTGGACATAGTAATAGTCACCGTGTGGACCTGAACACAAACTTTCCTCAACGTACAAAATCAAAACTTGTTATTGAAGAGGAAACTCAAGCAGTGATTAACTGGATCAAGTCTCGCTACTTTGTGCTGTCTGCAAGTATTCGTGGAG GGTTCAGGGGAGTAGAGTATCCTCATTCCATTGACTCTATTGATGaaaatttgtttaaatatgttacagAAGCCTTTTATATG CAATCTCAGGCTTTACAGGAGCCCCAGGCCTGTGATGTGCCGAGAACCAGAGAGAAAAAAGCCAACAGGCACCGTCGTCCGCCAGTGACTG GAACTGATATGCTGACTTGGGCTTATAGTGACACAGATAATTTAGCTGTTAACATTGGTCTGAGCTGTGATTTGCGGCCACCAGAGGAGTCGCTCTCAGAATACTGGGAGCAGAATCACAAAGCCTTGCTACAGTTCATACAGCAG GTTCATTTGTTTGTGAGGGGTATGGTGACTGATGCTCATACTGGCAAAGGCATCTCTAATGCCACAGTTGTGGTGGAAGGATCCAGGCACCAGGTTCACACCAACAGTGCAGGACAGTACTGGAGACCCCTGGCTCCTGGTTCTTACCATATCATAGCTTCTGCTCCAGG TTACAACACAATGTCTGTATCCGTCCGGGTGTTGGAGACTCGAGTGGAGCAGGTGGACTTTAAACTGGACAGGGACACATCAGAGCCATCCTTGGAGGAAGAACAACAGAAGGACTTTGAGAAACTGGTGGAGCGGCTTTTACCCGTTGGTGCGTTAGATAAATTTGTCCATAGCCTTCTGCCAGCGCAGATCCTGCAGTATCGCAACTACAGAGAACGTGCCGAGTTCCTCCGAAGTCTTACGTTCAACTTCCCTCGCATCGCTCGCCTGTACAG TTTGGGTCAGAGCGTTGAGTTCAGGACAATCTGGGCCTTGGAGATCTCTGGCAATTTGGAGATGCCTCAGTCTGCTGAGCCCAAGATTCGTTATGTGGCCGGTGTCCATGGTAACGCGGCAGTCGGCCCAGAGCTGCTGCTCGAATTTGCCTCTGTTCTCTGTCTCAATTACGGCAGGAATCCCACCATTACCAAG TTAATTGACAGAAGCAGGATCCTGATTCTCCCGTGTGTGAATCCTGATGGCCGAGAGGAGGCTCAGGAGGGTCAATGCTCTTCCACTGAGGGCTACACCAATGCACAAGGCACTGATCTGGATACCGACTACATCTATG GCAACGTGTCCGTCCAGCCAGAGACTCGTGCGGTGATGAATCTGATTAAAGGAAgtggtttctctctctctgtagtgCTGGAGGGGGGCTTTCTGATGGCCACGTATCCCTACGACAGACCCAACCAACATC CTCAAAATGAAGAGACGTTGAGATATTTGGCCTCCTTGTATGCCAgcattcatccattcatgcaCATGGGTAATGTGGAATGTGCAGAAGAACCAG CCATAGAAATCCCAGGAGGCGTCCTGAAGGGTGCAGAGTTTAACGCTCACACGGGCAGTTTGAAG GACTTCAGTTTGGATGTGGATAATTGTCCTGAGATCACAGTGTACACTGGCTGTTGTATGTACCCACCTGAATCTCAGCTCTTCTCGTTGTGGATTGAAAACCGAACACCCCTTTTCCGCATGCTGCTGGAG GCTCATAGAAGGTTGAGTGGTGTTGTAAGGGACAGTAAAGGCCGACCCGTGTCAGATGCTGTTGTTGTGGTGAATGGATCGGTAAGCATCTATGCGGACAGTCAGGGTTACTTCACGACTCTGCTGGCTCCAGGTACACACCAGCTACAGGTGCAGGCCCATGGATATCAACAAGAGCTCCAGCAG GTGAATATATCCTCTGACAGACTGACCAGTCCCATTGTGATTGACTTTACAGCAGATAGGGTTCCCCTTGACCAGGGGGTGCTCATAATTGCATCAG CATCATTGATGAGCGTCTTGTTTTGCGCTCTCCTCGCCTGGCACCTCCGCTCTGCCAAGTTCAGCAGGATACGGGACGGCTTTCACTGGTGTCACAGTAACAGAGAGAGTCTTCACATGGAGGCCATGGCTTCTGAAAAGTCACCGTTGCGACAGGAGTTTTTGGAGGACAGCGAGAGTGAGGACGACCCTTTCTTTGTGGAGTGA
- the cpdb gene encoding carboxypeptidase D, b isoform X3, translated as MHILLLILQNILILSLHQTYGFKHSNDVNDETFTEYYNYVDLTDRLQSLSKTYAHICSLSSIGQSVEGRELWVMRVTTSPSIDVPGKPRFKYVGNIHGDEALSRQLLVYLIEYLLSQYDRDARVSELVDRTDIYIMPSMNPDGFEKAEEGDCSGRGEVRYNAKHHDLNRSFPDQYEPSTSILNDIPEVKAVMSWILEKKFVLSGSLHGGSVVASYPFDDSSSHKTSGLYSSTADDALFRYLAQTYAENNPIMRMGEPHCPDDPNKHFKDGITNGAEWYDVQGGMQDYNYLKGNCFEVTFELSCCKYPPASQLYIEWVNNKEALLLYMQNAHIGVRGFVMTRSGLGLQDATISVSGIDHNITTWTFGDYYRLLLPGIYDLTASAPGYLPKTVKEVPVVEGKPTVLNFTLEETEEAMSQIQSLDFRHHSYDEMEMFLQLFSAVYSSITYLYSAGKSVQGKNLYVMEISTNPGVSQQGKPEVMFVGNVLGNEVIGREILLNLIEYICRNYGKDPLVTGLVNSTRIHIMPSMNPDGYELALKAQKGHLKVSVLRIIGHSNSHRVDLNTNFPQRTKSKLVIEEETQAVINWIKSRYFVLSASIRGGFRGVEYPHSIDSIDENLFKYVTEAFYMQSQALQEPQACDVPRTREKKANRHRRPPVTGTDMLTWAYSDTDNLAVNIGLSCDLRPPEESLSEYWEQNHKALLQFIQQVHLFVRGMVTDAHTGKGISNATVVVEGSRHQVHTNSAGQYWRPLAPGSYHIIASAPGYNTMSVSVRVLETRVEQVDFKLDRDTSEPSLEEEQQKDFEKLVERLLPVGALDKFVHSLLPAQILQYRNYRERAEFLRSLTFNFPRIARLYSLGQSVEFRTIWALEISGNLEMPQSAEPKIRYVAGVHGNAAVGPELLLEFASVLCLNYGRNPTITKLIDRSRILILPCVNPDGREEAQEGQCSSTEGYTNAQGTDLDTDYIYVGNVSVQPETRAVMNLIKGSGFSLSVVLEGGFLMATYPYDRPNQHPQNEETLRYLASLYASIHPFMHMGNVECAEEPAIEIPGGVLKGAEFNAHTGSLKDFSLDVDNCPEITVYTGCCMYPPESQLFSLWIENRTPLFRMLLEAHRRLSGVVRDSKGRPVSDAVVVVNGSVSIYADSQGYFTTLLAPGTHQLQVQAHGYQQELQQVNISSDRLTSPIVIDFTADRVPLDQGVLIIASASLMSVLFCALLAWHLRSAKFSRIRDGFHWCHSNRESLHMEAMASEKSPLRQEFLEDSESEDDPFFVE; from the exons ATGCATATTTTGTTGCTCATTTTGcagaatattttaatattatcatTGCACCAAACGTACGGTTTCAAACACAGTAATGACGTGAACGACGAAACATTCACTGAATATTACAATTACGTAGACCTGACCGATCGCCTTCAAAGTCTTTCCAAAACATACGCACACATTTGCAGCCTCTCGAGTATCGGACAGTCTGTTGAAGGACGGGAACTTTGGGTGATGAGGGTGACAACGAGTCCCAGTATAGACGTGCCAGGGAAACCGAGGTTCAAGTATGTAGGCAACATTCACGGTGACGAGGCGTTATCCAGGCAACTGTTAGTGTATTTAATTGAGTACCTGTTAAGTCAATATGATCGCGATGCGCGCGTGAGTGAGCTCGTGGACCGGACTGATATCTATATAATGCCAAGTATGAATCCGGACGGGTTTGAGAAGGCTGAAGAGGGAGACTGTAGTGGCCGCGGTGAGGTCCGATACAATGCCAAACATCACGACCTTAACAGAAGTTTCCCAGACCAGTATGAGCCTTCCACTAGCATCTTAAACGATATACCGGAGGTCAAGGCTGTGATGAGCTGGATACTTGAGAAAAA GTTTGTTCTGTCTGGTAGTCTTCACGGTGGTTCTGTGGTGGCCAGCTACCCTTTTGATGACTCCAGCTCTCATAAAACCTCAGGACTTTACAGCTCTACGGCAGACGATGCTCTGTTTCGCTATCTAGCGCAGACGTATGCTGAAAACAATCCCATTATGAGAATGGGTGAACCACATTGCCCTGATGATCCCAACAAACACTTTAAAGATGGTATCACCAATGGTGCAGAGTGGTATGATGTCCAAG GTGGGATGCAGGATTACAACTACCTGAAAGGGAACTGTTTTGAAGTCACTTTTGAATTGAGTTGCTGCAAGTATCCTCCAGCGTCTCAGCTTTACATCGAGTGGGTCAACAACAAAGAGGCACTTCTTCTTTACATGCAGAAT GCTCATATTGGTGTGAGAGGTTTCGTAATGACCAGGTCCGGCCTTGGTCTTCAAGATGCGACCATCTCGGTTTCGGGAATCGATCACAACATCACAACCTGGACGTTTGGTGACTATTACCGCTTGCTGCTGCCTGGAATATACGACTTGACTGCTAGTGCCCCTGG GTATCTCCCAAAAACTGTGAAGGAAGTACCAGTGGTCGAAGGCAAACCGACGGTGCTAAACTTCACTCTTGAGGAGACTGAAGAGGCGATG TCTCAAATCCAATCCTTGGACTTCCGACATCATAGTTATGATGAAATGGAGATGTTCCTGCAGCTGTTCAGCGCTGTCTACTCATCCATCACATACCTATACTCTGCTGGAAAATCAGTGCAGGGCAAGAATCTATACGTGATGGAGATATCCACCAATCCTGGAGTTAGTCAGCAAG GCAAACCCGAGGTCATGTTTGTTGGTAACGTACTTGGAAATGAGGTTATCGGCCGTGAAATTCTTCTGAACCTTATTGAATACATTTGCCGCAATTACGGCAAGGATCCTTTAGTCACCGGTCTGGTCAACAGCACAAGAATTCACATCATGCCTTCCATGAACCCCGATGGTTATGAATTGGCACTTAAAG CCCAAAAGGGACATTTAAAGGTCTCCGTTCTTCGTATCATTGGACATAGTAATAGTCACCGTGTGGACCTGAACACAAACTTTCCTCAACGTACAAAATCAAAACTTGTTATTGAAGAGGAAACTCAAGCAGTGATTAACTGGATCAAGTCTCGCTACTTTGTGCTGTCTGCAAGTATTCGTGGAG GGTTCAGGGGAGTAGAGTATCCTCATTCCATTGACTCTATTGATGaaaatttgtttaaatatgttacagAAGCCTTTTATATG CAATCTCAGGCTTTACAGGAGCCCCAGGCCTGTGATGTGCCGAGAACCAGAGAGAAAAAAGCCAACAGGCACCGTCGTCCGCCAGTGACTG GAACTGATATGCTGACTTGGGCTTATAGTGACACAGATAATTTAGCTGTTAACATTGGTCTGAGCTGTGATTTGCGGCCACCAGAGGAGTCGCTCTCAGAATACTGGGAGCAGAATCACAAAGCCTTGCTACAGTTCATACAGCAG GTTCATTTGTTTGTGAGGGGTATGGTGACTGATGCTCATACTGGCAAAGGCATCTCTAATGCCACAGTTGTGGTGGAAGGATCCAGGCACCAGGTTCACACCAACAGTGCAGGACAGTACTGGAGACCCCTGGCTCCTGGTTCTTACCATATCATAGCTTCTGCTCCAGG TTACAACACAATGTCTGTATCCGTCCGGGTGTTGGAGACTCGAGTGGAGCAGGTGGACTTTAAACTGGACAGGGACACATCAGAGCCATCCTTGGAGGAAGAACAACAGAAGGACTTTGAGAAACTGGTGGAGCGGCTTTTACCCGTTGGTGCGTTAGATAAATTTGTCCATAGCCTTCTGCCAGCGCAGATCCTGCAGTATCGCAACTACAGAGAACGTGCCGAGTTCCTCCGAAGTCTTACGTTCAACTTCCCTCGCATCGCTCGCCTGTACAG TTTGGGTCAGAGCGTTGAGTTCAGGACAATCTGGGCCTTGGAGATCTCTGGCAATTTGGAGATGCCTCAGTCTGCTGAGCCCAAGATTCGTTATGTGGCCGGTGTCCATGGTAACGCGGCAGTCGGCCCAGAGCTGCTGCTCGAATTTGCCTCTGTTCTCTGTCTCAATTACGGCAGGAATCCCACCATTACCAAG TTAATTGACAGAAGCAGGATCCTGATTCTCCCGTGTGTGAATCCTGATGGCCGAGAGGAGGCTCAGGAGGGTCAATGCTCTTCCACTGAGGGCTACACCAATGCACAAGGCACTGATCTGGATACCGACTACATCTATG TAGGCAACGTGTCCGTCCAGCCAGAGACTCGTGCGGTGATGAATCTGATTAAAGGAAgtggtttctctctctctgtagtgCTGGAGGGGGGCTTTCTGATGGCCACGTATCCCTACGACAGACCCAACCAACATC CTCAAAATGAAGAGACGTTGAGATATTTGGCCTCCTTGTATGCCAgcattcatccattcatgcaCATGGGTAATGTGGAATGTGCAGAAGAACCAG CCATAGAAATCCCAGGAGGCGTCCTGAAGGGTGCAGAGTTTAACGCTCACACGGGCAGTTTGAAG GACTTCAGTTTGGATGTGGATAATTGTCCTGAGATCACAGTGTACACTGGCTGTTGTATGTACCCACCTGAATCTCAGCTCTTCTCGTTGTGGATTGAAAACCGAACACCCCTTTTCCGCATGCTGCTGGAG GCTCATAGAAGGTTGAGTGGTGTTGTAAGGGACAGTAAAGGCCGACCCGTGTCAGATGCTGTTGTTGTGGTGAATGGATCGGTAAGCATCTATGCGGACAGTCAGGGTTACTTCACGACTCTGCTGGCTCCAGGTACACACCAGCTACAGGTGCAGGCCCATGGATATCAACAAGAGCTCCAGCAG GTGAATATATCCTCTGACAGACTGACCAGTCCCATTGTGATTGACTTTACAGCAGATAGGGTTCCCCTTGACCAGGGGGTGCTCATAATTGCATCAG CATCATTGATGAGCGTCTTGTTTTGCGCTCTCCTCGCCTGGCACCTCCGCTCTGCCAAGTTCAGCAGGATACGGGACGGCTTTCACTGGTGTCACAGTAACAGAGAGAGTCTTCACATGGAGGCCATGGCTTCTGAAAAGTCACCGTTGCGACAGGAGTTTTTGGAGGACAGCGAGAGTGAGGACGACCCTTTCTTTGTGGAGTGA